From Micromonospora auratinigra:
CTGCGCCGCCGGGTCCGGGCCGAGGGCCGGCACCGGCGTGCCCGCCGCGCCCCGGTCCGCTCCGTCCGGGGCGAGCAGCCGGTCCAGGGTGACGTCGTAGCCGGCCCGCTCGGCGGCGTCCACCTCGTCGGCGGTCGGCCCGAAGGTGGCCCGCCGCAGCAGGTGCGCCACCGCTTCCCGTTCCGTCATTGCTCCGACGCTAGACCGTCCACGTTCGGGGCGGGTAAGGACGCGATGCGAACATCGTCCGGACCCAGGGTGTCGGGGTGGGCGCGCCTCGGGCAGAATCCGGCGGGTGCGACCTGATCCGGACGGCATCGACTGGGCGTCGTTGACGCATGCGTACGGCAGCGCCGAGGACGTCCCCGGCCTCCTCCGCGACCTGCGGTCCGCCGACGACGAGGTCCGTGCGGCGGCGCTGTACGAGCTGTACGGCACCGTCTACCACCAGGGCACCCGCTACGAGGCCAGCGCGTACGCGGTCCCGTTCCTGCTCGACCTGCTGGCGGATCCCGCCACGCCGGCCCGGCACGAGCTCGTCCAGTTGCTGTCCTGCCTGGCCGTGGGCCATCCGCCGTCCGCGCTGCCCGTCGGCGGCTTCCGAGTCGCCGAGACCCGCAACCGGGTGGCCCAGGTTACCGAGCAGACCTGGCGCCGCTGGTCGCAGGCCTTGACGGACTGGCACGAGGCCGTCAGCGCGGGACGACGCGAGCCGTTTCCGCTCACCGTGCCGGAGCGGCGCCTGGTCGAGACCCGGCACGCGCTCGCCACGTACGACGCCGTCCGGGCCGGCGTCCCGCTGCTGGTGAGCTGCCTGGCCGACGGGGACCCCGAGGTGGTCGGGGAGGCGATCCATGCCCTCGCCTGGTTCCCGGAGGAGCTGACGGCGATCCGCCCCCACCTGCTCGACATCGCCGCCGACGACGAGCGCCCGGTGCGGACAGTGGAAACGGCGCTGGTCGCGTTGGGACTGCTGGGCGGCGCGGTGACGCCACCCGTCGCGGAGCTGCTCGACAGGAATCTCGCCGGCTCCGACCCCCACCTGAGCTGGGCGGCGGCAATGGCGTGGGCACAGCTGGCCGGGGACGAGACGCCGGCCCCGGTGATCGCCGAGCAGCCCACGTCGAACTGGCACAACCACTTCAACGTGGTGCTGGGCCGGGCGTTTCCGCGGATGGAAGCCGACCATGGCCGCGCCTTCGCGGAACTGACCGCGGCGCAGCAGGCGGTGGTCGGCTGGCTCGTCGACCACCCACAGGTGTTCGGCTCCTCGGGGCCGCAGGGGCCGCTGCGCCAGCACGGCCT
This genomic window contains:
- a CDS encoding HEAT repeat domain-containing protein, with translation MRPDPDGIDWASLTHAYGSAEDVPGLLRDLRSADDEVRAAALYELYGTVYHQGTRYEASAYAVPFLLDLLADPATPARHELVQLLSCLAVGHPPSALPVGGFRVAETRNRVAQVTEQTWRRWSQALTDWHEAVSAGRREPFPLTVPERRLVETRHALATYDAVRAGVPLLVSCLADGDPEVVGEAIHALAWFPEELTAIRPHLLDIAADDERPVRTVETALVALGLLGGAVTPPVAELLDRNLAGSDPHLSWAAAMAWAQLAGDETPAPVIAEQPTSNWHNHFNVVLGRAFPRMEADHGRAFAELTAAQQAVVGWLVDHPQVFGSSGPQGPLRQHGLPTTHDGLRAYAGR